One genomic window of Amphiura filiformis chromosome 3, Afil_fr2py, whole genome shotgun sequence includes the following:
- the LOC140147906 gene encoding BTB/POZ domain-containing protein KCTD9-like has protein sequence MRVTIFRNGRVGDGHVILCPESLEVLLTVTGEVLDINAKVIYAASGGKISDIRLIREDDVLFISEGEPYLDSKTVIATNCQTSTNTNICVSHGREQLQKSSHNDWVTLNVGGVHFTTTRITLAGRESDTMLARMFADEGIPWHSAVDHTGAYLIDRSPRYFEPILNYLRHGELILDDGVSPSGVLEEAKFFGITSIIKQLEEMVKSKEPPSDHSAITRREFVKLLKGVAVNGELRCQGMNFAGADLSKLDLRFINFKMANLSGANLTLANLSYCSLERANLSGANMDGANLQGVKMVLANLEGASLRNCNFEDPCGSKANLEGVNMKGVNLEDSQMTGVNLRVATLKNANLKNSNLRWAVLAGTDLENCNLTGSDLQDANLRGANVKNATFEEMLTPLHMSQSVR, from the exons GTTATCCTTTGTCCTGAAAGCTTAGAGGTGTTACTGACAGTGACAGGAGAAGTGTTGGATATCAATGCGAAGGTTATCTATGCAGCAAGTGGAGGCAAAATATCAGACATACGGCTTATCAG AGAAGACGATGTTTTATTCATATCAGAAGGAGAGCCTTATTTAG ATTCTAAGACTGTGATTGCAACCAATTGTCAAACTTCAACTAATACCAATATCTGCGTTAGTCATGGTAGAGAGCAGCTGCAGAAGAGCTCACATAATGATTGGGTCACCCTGAATGTTGGCGGCGTACACTTTACAACTACAAG GATTACATTGGCAGGCAGGGAATCTGATACTATGTTGGCAAGAATGTTTGCGGATGAAG GCATTCCATGGCACAGTGCTGTAGACCATACAGGAGCATATCTAATAGACAGAAGTCCGCGCTATTTTGAACCTATCTTGAACTATTTAAGACATGGGGAACTCATACTAGATGATGGTGTCAGCCCTTCAG GTGTGTTAGAAGAAGCCAAATTTTTTGGTATCACAAGTATCATCAAGCAGCTGGAAGAGATGGTGAAGAGCAAAGAGCCACCATCTGATCATTCAGCAATTACAAGACGAGAATTTGTCAAGTTACTGAAAGGAGTGGCAGTCAATGGCGAACTTAGATGTCAG GGTATGAATTTCGCTGGGGCGGATCTCTCCAAACTTGACCTTCGATTCATCAACTTCAAGATGGCCAATCTGTCTGGAGCCAATCTGACCCTTGCTAATTTGTCCTACTGTTCATTGGAGAGGGCGAATCTTTCGGGGGCCAATATGGATGGGGCTAATTTACAAGGTGTCAAAATGGTGCTGGCAAATTTGGAAGGAGCTTCACTAAGAAATTGTAACTTTGAAGATCCATGTGGTAGCAAAGCCAACTTAGAAG gAGTAAACATGAAAGGAGTTAACTTGGAGGATTCTCAGATGACGGGTGTTAACCTTCGTGTTGCCACACTCAAGAACGCCAACTTGAAGAACTCTAACTTGAGATGGGCTGTTTTAGCTGGCACAGATCTTGAG AACTGTAACCTGACTGGATCTGATCTGCAAGATGCCAATCTGAGAGGTGCTAATGTCAAAAATGCCACGTTTGAAGAAATGTTAACACCATTACACATGTCACAGTCAGTTAGATAG